In the Acidobacteriota bacterium genome, GGAGATCAACAAGTGGGTCCCTCCTGCTACGCTGGTGCTCCTGCCTCACGAAGGCCACCGGCCACGGGGCCGGGAGTCGGTGCTCCACCTGCTGTGGGAGATGGATCGCTGGCTGGAATAATCTCTCCGCTGTCGCTGATCTCTCCGCCGATCCTGAAGGCTCTCAGGGCACCCGCGTCGACCAGCGGCTGGCGTCGCCGGTCTCGAAGCCGTCCTTGAAGACCCCGGGCACCAGATCCCGGGCCAGACTAATGCCTCCAGCCGGAGCCGGGCGTCGGGGTGAGCTATCGAAATATTTTTTCGAAAGGAACCATATTCGTGTAACATTAGATGGATTATAACTACTTAAGAGGCGGTTGGCTCTCCTCCGGAAGGGAGCTGGGCACGCCGCCCGAGGAGGCTTCTGATGAAACGGATCCTCGTAGCTTCTGCCTGGCAGAACTCGCAACGCGAGTACGACATCGCCGTTTGGAAGAAGCGGCAGAACCTCTTCTCCGTCAACGCGTCTATGGAAGAACACTTCGGGCTTCGGTTTCTCAAGGCCAACGTCCCCGAGATCAAGATCCTGGAGTATCCGACCCGCGAGGCCTTTCTCCATGAGGTGCAGAAAGGCTGGGACGTAGTGGGGATTTCCTTCTATATCAACGAGACCAACGACGCTGTCGCCATGGCGCAGGCGGCCCGGGAGACCGGGGCCGAGGTCTGGGCGGGCAATTATGGCGCGCTGAATCCGCAGCTGGAGCCGCATTTTGATCGACTGTTCACCGGCTGGGGAGAGGGGGCGCTAGCCGAGCTGCTGGGCCGTGAGCCGGGGCCGCTGGTGCATCCGCCGGTCTACATGCACATCCGCTACAGGGGAATTCCGGTTCAGAAATGGGGGGTGCTCTTCACCTCCCGGGGATGCAACAAGACGTGCCATTTTTGTCAGACGCCACGCTTCTACAAAAAGCCCTACGCCATGGAGATGGACGCTCTGGAACGGGTTCTCTGGGAGTACCGTCGTCAGGGGGTGGGCCAGGTCATCGTCTTGGACGAGAACTTTGGCCATTTCCACGAGCACGCCCAGGAAGTGGTGGACCTCATCCATCAATATCGATTGCGCTGGAACCCCCTCACGCGGGTCGAGGCGGTTCATCGGAACTACGACGATTGGGTGGCTCGCGGTTTGTGCGGTGCCTCCATGGGAGTGGAGAGCCTGAATCAAGACTCGCTGGATGGGGCGAAAAAAGGCAACGATCTAGATCAGATCCGCCAGGTGTTGCGCAACATGAAGCGGGACCATCTCCTGGCGCAGGTTTTCTACATCATCGGATTCGAGGAGGACACGGAAGAGTCCATCCGGCGGGACATTCTCGAACTTGGTTCATACCAAGTAGATTCGCCGCAGATCCAGATCCTCACACCGTATCCTCAAACCATACTCTATCGCCGCATCGAGGAACGCTACGGTATCTTGGATCGCGATCTATCAAAATATGATTCGACCCACATGGTGTGGGACCACCCCAACGTCGAGCCGGCGAAAATGCGGGAACTCCTCTTCTGGGCCAACGACACCCTGTTCACCCGCAAAACGTCGTTGATGACGCTCAAGAAGCTGGCTCGGCAGAACGTTCGTCGGATTCTGCGCCGGCCCTGGGAGGGGATCTCCCGAGTCCCCCTTTGGGCCGGTAGGATCGATCCCCACGCCTCCTGACCCTCCTGCGCATGAACGATTCCGGAATCTGCATCGTCGGGGGTGGGCCAGCCGGGCTGATCTCCGCCCTTGCCCTCCACCGCCGAGGGCTGTCCCCCGTCGTCGTGCTCGAGGCGGGCGGACCTCTCCGCGACAAAGCTTGCGGTGAGGGTCTGATGCCCGACGGCTTGGAGTGCCTACGGAGTCTAGGGGTCGACTTCAGCGAGGTTCCCAGCGCACCCCTCAGGGGTATTCGCTACCTTTCTGAGACCGCTGGCAGGCAGCTCTTCGCCGAGGGGAGATTCCCTCAAGGCGAGGGGATGGGAATCCGCCGTACAGAACTCCACCGCGTGCTGCTGGAAGCCGCGGAGAGGGTAGGCATTGAGGTCCGGTTTCACAGCCGAGTGGAAGGGCTGAGCCCTCGGGGTGTGCGGCTGCAGCATCGGGAGCTCGGTGCCCGTTGGGTGGTCGGTGCCGACGGCCTCCACTCCTGGGTCCGCCGATGGGCCGGTCTCGGGGTGGGCCTTCGGAGCCCGAAGAGTCGACCGCAGGATCGTTTTGGCATTCGGCAGCACTATCGCATCAAGCCTTGGACCTCGATGGTGGAAGTGCATTGGGGGCGAGGGGTGGAAGCCTACGTGACCCCCACGGCACCGGAGGAAGTCTGTGTCACGATGCTCTTTTGCCGCAGTCAGCGTTCAGATCTGTCGCGGCTGAGACATCGCTTCCCGAGGCTCATCGAGCGGCTGGGAGACGCGCCTTCGGTCTCCAAGCCCCGCGGCGCCGGCCTCTTCCGTCAGCGCAGTTCTTCCGTAGCTTGTGGGAAGGTGCTTTTGGTAGGGGATGCAGCCGGGTACGTCGATGCCCTCGGTGGAGACGGAATCTCCCTCGCGGTTCATCAAGCGTCGGCTCTTGCGGATGCTCTGGCCAAGGAGGATCCGGCAGCCTATCAGCGGGCCTACCAGCGGCTGGTCTGCTGGCCCCACCGTATCGGATACTTGCTGCTAGCGGCGACCCACAGGCCTTGGTTGCGAGATCGGATGATCCGTGTCTTGCATCGGGAGCCCAAGCTCTTCGCTCGTCTGTTGGCGGTGCACGGTCGAGAGGAGGCTGGGGGATCGATGGGGTGGGGCGAGGTGTTCTCCATCGCCACGCGCTTCGCTGTCGGCTGACGGCTTGCTGCGGCGTCAAAGTGCTGACCAAGGCGTGCTGATCCTTCGGTTCGAGAGAGCCGGCGTTCCCCACCAGCCGATCTTCCCGTGCTTCCGGTCGGGATCGAGGTCGTCGACGTGGTCCTGAGAAGTTCCCGAGAGGACAAAGACGCTTGACACGCCCCCGGAGCTTCTGTACGCTGCAATTGGTCAAGGAAGGTTGACTGAATGAAAAGGAGAATTGACTGATGATCATACGAGATACAAGTTGGAGAGCGCAGACTCCCGCCCGGCGCCGGATCGTAGGGGGTTGGATTGGGCCGGTGCTGGCCCTGGTGGTGCTGATGGCCGGGATGGCCGGTGCGCAGGAGCCGGAGAGCCCGATGGAGACGAGCCCGGCGGGAGCTTGGGAAGGAGCCATCCAGCTGCCCAATGGGGAGCTGGGCATCGCGGTGGAGCTGCAGCAGGGAGATGAGGGGGCCTGGTCCGGCACCATCGACATCCCGGCCCAGGGACTGAAGGACTTCCCCTTGGACAACGTTGCGGTGGAGCCGCCGAAGGTCCATTTCGAGATGGCCGGTATCCCAGGGCAGCCGACCTTCGACGGCCAGCTGTCGAAGAACGGCGACGGCATCGCCGGCTCCTTCCAGCAGGGGCCTCAGAATCTGAGCTTCTCGCTGCGTCGGGTCGAGGGCAATGGCGAGGAGGCCTCGGAGGAAGCTGCGGCCAGGCCTCCGGAGATCCCCGCCGAGCCGGTGCCCGGAGAGGGCATGGCCGGGGAGTGGATGGGCGTGCTGAATCCCGGCCCGGTGAAGCTGCGGCTGGTGCTGCGGGTCGAGGAGAAAGACGGGAAGCTGTCGGCGACCTTCGAAAGCGTCGATCAGGGCGCGACCCTGGATGTCGACACCATCGAGCTCGCGGAGCAGCAGCTGACCTTTTCGATCCAGCGAGCTGGCGCCAGCTACGAAGGGACGCTCAACGAGGACGGCAGCGCCGTGGATGGAACCTGGAAGCAGGGCGGGGCGACCTTCCCGCTGGTCTTCCACCGCCTGGCGGAGAGCTTCGCTCTGAATCGGCCCCAAACTCCCCAGCCACCCTTCCCCTATGACGCCACGGAGGTCACCTTCACCAACCCGGACTCGGAGATCACCCTGGCGGGGACGCTGCTGACCCCCCACGGCGACGGACCGTTCCCGGCGGTGGTGATGGTCACCGGCTCCGGGCCTCAGGATCGGGACGAGTCGCTGATGGGGCACAAGCCGTTCTGGATCATCGCCGACCATCTGGCGCGCCACGGCATCGCCTCGCTGCGCTATGACGACCGTGGCGTCGGCGGCTCGGGAGGAAATATCCCTTCTTCGACCGGGAAGGATCTAACCCGGGACGCCCAGGCCGGCGTCGCGTTCCTGGCGCAGCAGGCGAAGATCGACCGGGCCGCGGTGGGACTTGTGGGCCATAGCGAGGGCGGTCTCATCGGCCCCCGGGCGGCGGTGGGCAGCGAGGACATCGACTTCTTGGTCTTGCTGGCCCCTCCCGGTGAGCCGCTGGCGGACCTCCTCGAGCGCCAGGCCCGGGATATTTATTCCCAGCAGGGAGTGGACGAGAAGCTCATCGATCGCGCTCTCGCCCGCGAAGAAGAACAGCTTCAGATCCTCTTGGACGACTCCCTCTCCAGCGAGGAAGTGGAGAAGAGGCTCGTCGAGCAAACCAAGGAGTTCCAGAAAGAGTTCACCGAGGAAGAGTTGCAGCAGCTGCAATTCGACCCGGCGGCGGTGGAGCAGAGGATTCGCCAGGTCGCCTCGCCGTGGTTCCGATCCCTCATCGGGGCCGATCCGGCAGTGTACCTGAAGCAGGTCGAGGTGCCGGTGCTGGCCCTCTTCGGCGCCAAGGACTTGCAGGTGTCCTCGGAGGTCAACGCGCCGATCCTGGAAGCCTCGCTGAAGGCCGCCGGCAACGAGGACTTCGAAGTGGTCACTTTCCCGGATCTCAACCACCTCTTCCAGCATGCCGAAACCGGTGCCATCGATGAATATGGTCAGATCGAGGAGACCTTCGCCCCGGAGGCCTTGGAGAAGATCTCCCAGTGGATTCTGGAGCGTTTCGGTGAGCGCGGCTATGATGAGTAAATGCAATCGAGCAGCGAGGAGCGGCTGCGCTTCCAGCTGGAGGCGAGCACCCGGGTAGAGCGTCACGATCAGCGTTCCCGAGAGGTCGCCCGTGGGCCGGGGTTGACCATCGTCTGGCACCCCGACCCGCGGCGCATCGGCGAGCGGGCGCTGTTGCCGGATCTGGCGGCGGGCCGGCCGGTCCGTCTGTCCCGCACCGAGCCTGTGTTCGCCGCCTCCTCCGGTTCCCTGAGATCCTCGCCGCGGCCGCTGGCGGATCCGTTCCTCAGTCGACGACCGCTGATCCTGGAACCCCGGGAGGGCGGCGGTCTTCGCCTCCACGGAGCTCTCCACCGGCTGCCCTTGGAGGTGGTTCCGCCGCCCGCGGAGAGCCCGGGAGAGAGTCCGACAGGAGACTCGGCGGAGGCGGAGGTGTTGCTGCCGCCGGAAGCCCTGGAGGAGGGGCGTCTGCTGCTCCTCGCCGGTCGGGTGCTCCTGCTGCTGCACCGGCTGGAAGCGCTGCCGCCGCAGCCGGCGCCGCCCCTGGGCTTGGTGGGTCGAAGCGACGCCATGGAACGGCTGCGGCGGCAGATCCTGGAGGTGGCGCCGTCGTCCTACCCGGTGCTCCTGCGCGGCGAGACCGGCTCCGGCAAGGAGCTGGTGGCGCGGGCCCTCCACGACAAGGGCAGCCGGCCTTCGGGACCCTTCGTGGCGGTGAATCTGGCCGCCCTGCCGCCGTCGTTGGCGCCGGCGGAGCTCTTCGGGGCGCGCAAGGGAGCCTTCACCGGTGCCGGGGAGGCGCGGGCCGGCCGTTTCGCCGCGGCCCACGGGGGCACCCTCTTCCTGGACGAGATCGGCGAGGCCTCGCCGGAGGTCCAGGTGCTGCTGCTGCGGGCGCTGGAGAGCGGCGAGGTGCAGGCGGTGGGCTCGGATCGGCCCCGGAAACTGGACGCGCGGGTGGTGGCGGCCACCGATGCGGACCTGGAGCAGCGCATCGGTGAGGACCGCTTCAAGGCGCCGCTGCTGCACCGCCTCAACGCCTGCACCCTGCGCCTGCCGCCGCTACGCCGGCGGCGAGAAGATGTCGGCCTTCTCTTGCTCCATTTCCTGCGCCAGGAGCTGGCGGCCTGGCAGCTGGGGGCGATCCTGGAGCCGGCGCGGGAGCCCCATCAGGAGCCCCATCGGGAGCCGGACGGCGGCACTTCCGATCCTTGGCTGCCGGCCTCGCTGGTGGCTCGCCTCGCCGCCTACTCTTGGCCCGGCAACGTGCGGGAGCTGCGCAACGTCGCTCGGCACCTGGTCCTGCGCTATCGCCAGGAGGCGTCGATCCCCCTCGCCGCCTGGCAGGAGCTCCAGCGGGATCTGCTGACCGGGGATCCCGCCGCCGGGAAGGATGGGGATGGACCGGCGGCGGCCCCCTCCCGGCCTTCCTCGCCGCCTTCCTCGTTTTCAGAGCCTCAGGCCGGGGAGCCCGAATACCGCTCCAGCTCCGCGGTGAGCGACGAAGAGCTGCTCCACGCCCTCGACGCCCATGGGTGGAAGGTGGCCTCGACGGCGGCGGCCTTGGGACTCTCCCGCACCTCCCTCTATCGGCGCATGGATTCGTGCCCCGAGATCCGCCGCGCCTCGCAGATCCCGGCGGAGGAAGTCCAGGCTGCCTTGGCGGCCCACGACGGCGAGGTGAGCTCCGCTGCCCGGCAGCTGCGGGTGTCGCCCCACGGCCTTAAGCTGCGCGTCGCCGACCTGGCGAGCTCTGAATCGGCGTGAGCCCTCCATCCCACCGCCGGGTGGCGGACCGCTATCAGCTGGAGGAGCGGCTGGGCCTGGGCGGTATGGGCGAGGTCTACCGCGCCTTCGACGAGGTGCTCAACCGTTGGGTGGCTCTCAAGCGGCTGCGCCCGGATCGGCCTCTGGAAGATTCCGCCCGCCGGCGGCTGGAACGCGAAGCCCGACTGGTGGCGCGGCTCAGCCATCCTTCCGTGGTCCAGCTCTACGACCTGGTGCACTGGCAGGGCGAGCTGTGGCTGGTCATGGAGCTGGTGCGGGGCCGGAGCCTGGCGGAGCTGCTGGGCCGGGGGCCGCTGGCAGAAGAGCGGGCGCTGGTCCTGGCGGAGCAGATCTGCGCCGGTCTCGCCGCCGCCCACGAGCGGGAGATGGTGCATCGGGATCTGAAGGCGGA is a window encoding:
- a CDS encoding sigma 54-interacting transcriptional regulator — its product is MQSSSEERLRFQLEASTRVERHDQRSREVARGPGLTIVWHPDPRRIGERALLPDLAAGRPVRLSRTEPVFAASSGSLRSSPRPLADPFLSRRPLILEPREGGGLRLHGALHRLPLEVVPPPAESPGESPTGDSAEAEVLLPPEALEEGRLLLLAGRVLLLLHRLEALPPQPAPPLGLVGRSDAMERLRRQILEVAPSSYPVLLRGETGSGKELVARALHDKGSRPSGPFVAVNLAALPPSLAPAELFGARKGAFTGAGEARAGRFAAAHGGTLFLDEIGEASPEVQVLLLRALESGEVQAVGSDRPRKLDARVVAATDADLEQRIGEDRFKAPLLHRLNACTLRLPPLRRRREDVGLLLLHFLRQELAAWQLGAILEPAREPHQEPHREPDGGTSDPWLPASLVARLAAYSWPGNVRELRNVARHLVLRYRQEASIPLAAWQELQRDLLTGDPAAGKDGDGPAAAPSRPSSPPSSFSEPQAGEPEYRSSSAVSDEELLHALDAHGWKVASTAAALGLSRTSLYRRMDSCPEIRRASQIPAEEVQAALAAHDGEVSSAARQLRVSPHGLKLRVADLASSESA
- a CDS encoding NAD(P)/FAD-dependent oxidoreductase gives rise to the protein MNDSGICIVGGGPAGLISALALHRRGLSPVVVLEAGGPLRDKACGEGLMPDGLECLRSLGVDFSEVPSAPLRGIRYLSETAGRQLFAEGRFPQGEGMGIRRTELHRVLLEAAERVGIEVRFHSRVEGLSPRGVRLQHRELGARWVVGADGLHSWVRRWAGLGVGLRSPKSRPQDRFGIRQHYRIKPWTSMVEVHWGRGVEAYVTPTAPEEVCVTMLFCRSQRSDLSRLRHRFPRLIERLGDAPSVSKPRGAGLFRQRSSSVACGKVLLVGDAAGYVDALGGDGISLAVHQASALADALAKEDPAAYQRAYQRLVCWPHRIGYLLLAATHRPWLRDRMIRVLHREPKLFARLLAVHGREEAGGSMGWGEVFSIATRFAVG
- a CDS encoding alpha/beta hydrolase, which translates into the protein MIIRDTSWRAQTPARRRIVGGWIGPVLALVVLMAGMAGAQEPESPMETSPAGAWEGAIQLPNGELGIAVELQQGDEGAWSGTIDIPAQGLKDFPLDNVAVEPPKVHFEMAGIPGQPTFDGQLSKNGDGIAGSFQQGPQNLSFSLRRVEGNGEEASEEAAARPPEIPAEPVPGEGMAGEWMGVLNPGPVKLRLVLRVEEKDGKLSATFESVDQGATLDVDTIELAEQQLTFSIQRAGASYEGTLNEDGSAVDGTWKQGGATFPLVFHRLAESFALNRPQTPQPPFPYDATEVTFTNPDSEITLAGTLLTPHGDGPFPAVVMVTGSGPQDRDESLMGHKPFWIIADHLARHGIASLRYDDRGVGGSGGNIPSSTGKDLTRDAQAGVAFLAQQAKIDRAAVGLVGHSEGGLIGPRAAVGSEDIDFLVLLAPPGEPLADLLERQARDIYSQQGVDEKLIDRALAREEEQLQILLDDSLSSEEVEKRLVEQTKEFQKEFTEEELQQLQFDPAAVEQRIRQVASPWFRSLIGADPAVYLKQVEVPVLALFGAKDLQVSSEVNAPILEASLKAAGNEDFEVVTFPDLNHLFQHAETGAIDEYGQIEETFAPEALEKISQWILERFGERGYDE
- a CDS encoding B12-binding domain-containing radical SAM protein, which encodes MKRILVASAWQNSQREYDIAVWKKRQNLFSVNASMEEHFGLRFLKANVPEIKILEYPTREAFLHEVQKGWDVVGISFYINETNDAVAMAQAARETGAEVWAGNYGALNPQLEPHFDRLFTGWGEGALAELLGREPGPLVHPPVYMHIRYRGIPVQKWGVLFTSRGCNKTCHFCQTPRFYKKPYAMEMDALERVLWEYRRQGVGQVIVLDENFGHFHEHAQEVVDLIHQYRLRWNPLTRVEAVHRNYDDWVARGLCGASMGVESLNQDSLDGAKKGNDLDQIRQVLRNMKRDHLLAQVFYIIGFEEDTEESIRRDILELGSYQVDSPQIQILTPYPQTILYRRIEERYGILDRDLSKYDSTHMVWDHPNVEPAKMRELLFWANDTLFTRKTSLMTLKKLARQNVRRILRRPWEGISRVPLWAGRIDPHAS